A window of the Oryza brachyantha chromosome 5, ObraRS2, whole genome shotgun sequence genome harbors these coding sequences:
- the LOC102712167 gene encoding uncharacterized protein LOC102712167 codes for MPITCSLAADQAKILQLLYCQTTQRREHCDPPHIKKRRKLTWKEKWCVLKEATRLYGASWVRDIGPELRPNDYKKAKEEPDIKTEEGRSEPTAVEDFLGALKGGAEKAKPALQRLYMARASNYTDALKNYVESYKEALKEHLEEEAMGKGHRQGNEATKPPQSSSS; via the exons ATGCCCATAACTTGTTCACTAGCAGCTGACCAGGCCAAAATCCtaca GTTACTCTACTGCCAAACCACACAAAGAAGAGAGCACTGTG ATCCTCCACACATCAAGAAGCGTCGAAAGCTCACCTGGAAAGAAAAGTGGTGTGTTCTGAAGGAGGCAACCAGGCTGTATGGGGCTTCTTGGGTTAGAGACATTGGCCCTGAACTCAGACCAAACGACTACAAGAAGGCCAAAGAGGAACCTGACATCAAGACTGAGGAGGGAAGAAGCGAGCCTACTGCTGTTGAGGACTTCCTCGGCGCACTAAAGGGTGGAGCAGAGAAGGCCAAGCCTGCGCTACAGCGGCTGTACATGGCTCGTGCCTCAAACTACACAGATGCACTGAAGAACTATGTCGAGTCCTACAAAGAAGCTCTGAAAGAGCATTTGGAGGAAGAAGCCATGGGTAAAGGCCATCGGCAAGGCAATGAGGCAACAAAGCCACCGCAGTCATCGTCATCGTGA